A stretch of Cetobacterium somerae ATCC BAA-474 DNA encodes these proteins:
- a CDS encoding OmpA family protein: MKNTKLICSVLLAGSLFGACTATGYNNKTTGTAGGAAVGALIGQAIGQDTKGTLIGAGIGALAGLGWGAYKDQQTKELQARLQNTQVKVTDEGNYINLNLPGGVTFPTNGYVIGNGFYGPLNDIASVLNQYPETRIVISGNTDNTGAYSYNMDLSVKRARSVADYLVRRGVNPNRITINGFGPDRPIASNSTASGRAQNRRVEIQIFPAY, translated from the coding sequence ATGAAAAATACAAAACTTATTTGTTCTGTTCTTTTAGCTGGATCTCTTTTTGGGGCTTGTACAGCTACTGGATACAATAACAAAACTACTGGTACTGCTGGTGGAGCCGCAGTAGGTGCTTTAATTGGACAAGCTATTGGACAAGATACAAAAGGAACACTTATCGGAGCTGGTATTGGAGCTCTTGCTGGTTTAGGTTGGGGAGCATATAAAGATCAACAAACAAAAGAATTACAAGCTAGATTACAAAATACTCAAGTTAAAGTTACAGACGAAGGAAATTACATAAATCTTAATCTTCCTGGTGGAGTTACATTCCCTACAAATGGATATGTTATAGGAAATGGATTCTATGGACCTTTAAATGATATTGCTTCTGTTTTAAATCAATATCCTGAAACAAGAATAGTTATTTCAGGTAATACAGATAATACAGGTGCTTACTCTTATAACATGGACTTATCTGTTAAAAGAGCAAGAAGTGTTGCTGATTATTTAGTACGTAGAGGAGTAAATCCTAACAGAATAACTATTAATGGATTTGGACCTGATAGACCTATAGCTAGTAACTCAACTGCTTCTGGTAGAGCACAAAATAGAAGAGTTGAAATTCAGATTTTCCCAGCTTATTAA
- a CDS encoding FMN-binding protein, giving the protein MNKESLRKKVVLAFIAVGLLLGVYEANKPGPLVIEEIGTGYNGDLTVKLQVKPKGDGFKIIGVDVAHQDTPPIADPAVDTLKTYILKNQNAEFDVVSGATYTSEGIREATKKALEKVKN; this is encoded by the coding sequence ATGAATAAAGAATCTTTAAGGAAAAAAGTAGTGCTAGCTTTTATAGCGGTAGGATTGTTGTTAGGAGTATATGAGGCAAATAAGCCAGGACCATTAGTTATTGAAGAGATTGGAACTGGGTATAATGGTGATTTAACTGTAAAATTACAAGTAAAACCAAAAGGTGATGGATTTAAAATTATTGGAGTGGATGTTGCTCATCAAGATACACCACCAATAGCTGATCCAGCTGTAGATACATTGAAAACATATATTCTAAAAAATCAAAATGCTGAGTTCGATGTTGTTTCAGGAGCTACATATACATCAGAAGGTATAAGGGAAGCTACTAAAAAAGCGTTAGAAAAAGTAAAGAATTAA